In a single window of the Streptomyces sp. NBC_00285 genome:
- the folP gene encoding dihydropteroate synthase, with amino-acid sequence MSKQSGRGRVAGLPEWDRCAVMGVVNVTPDSFSDGGRWFDTTAAVKHGLALVEEGADLVDVGGESTRPGATRVDEAEELRRVVPVVRGLAAEGVTVSVDTVRASVAEQALAAGAALVNDVSGGLADPAMIPVVAAAGAPFVVMHWRGFLTGGNTKGVYADVVAEVVDELHARVDAVLAGGIAPDRVIVDPGLGFSKDAEHDLVLLSHLDRLLRLGHPLLVAASRKRFLGRVLAGPEAAPPPARERDAATAAVSALAAHAGAWAVRVHEVRATADAVRVARAVEGAR; translated from the coding sequence ATGAGCAAGCAGAGCGGACGCGGGCGCGTCGCCGGCCTTCCGGAATGGGACCGCTGCGCGGTGATGGGAGTCGTGAACGTCACCCCCGACTCCTTCTCGGACGGCGGCCGCTGGTTCGACACCACCGCCGCCGTCAAACACGGCCTCGCCCTCGTCGAGGAGGGCGCCGACCTCGTGGACGTCGGCGGCGAGTCCACCCGCCCCGGCGCCACCCGCGTCGACGAGGCCGAGGAACTCCGGCGCGTCGTCCCCGTCGTCCGCGGCCTCGCCGCCGAAGGCGTCACCGTCTCCGTCGACACCGTGCGGGCCTCCGTCGCCGAACAGGCGCTCGCCGCCGGCGCCGCCCTCGTCAACGACGTCAGCGGCGGCCTCGCCGACCCCGCGATGATCCCGGTCGTCGCCGCCGCCGGCGCCCCCTTCGTCGTCATGCACTGGCGCGGCTTCCTGACAGGCGGCAACACCAAGGGCGTCTACGCCGACGTCGTCGCCGAGGTCGTCGACGAACTCCACGCACGCGTGGACGCCGTCCTCGCGGGCGGCATCGCCCCCGACCGCGTGATCGTCGACCCCGGTCTCGGCTTCTCCAAGGACGCCGAACACGACCTGGTCCTCCTCTCCCACCTCGACCGCCTGCTCCGCCTCGGCCACCCCCTCCTCGTCGCCGCCTCCCGCAAACGCTTCCTCGGCCGCGTCCTCGCCGGCCCGGAGGCCGCCCCACCGCCCGCACGCGAGCGGGACGCCGCCACAGCCGCCGTGTCCGCCCTCGCGGCGCACGCCGGCGCATGGGCCGTACGCGTGCACGAGGTCCGCGCGACCGCGGACGCCGTACGGGTCGCCCGCGCCGTGGAAGGAGCCCGGTGA
- a CDS encoding PH domain-containing protein, whose translation METGSGQDTEVTGHEPVWTGLPPGLLRMRRLLLVVWLGLLAVGVGLLLGLLCGPAWAAFALLPLALAGWGWAMIGRNWRSWRYAERADDLLISRGVLWREETVVPYGRMQLVEVTSGPVERHFGLASVQLHTAAAATDATIPGLVPAEAERLRDRLTELGEARSAGL comes from the coding sequence ATGGAGACGGGGAGCGGGCAGGACACAGAGGTCACCGGCCACGAGCCGGTGTGGACCGGGCTGCCGCCCGGACTGCTTCGGATGCGGCGACTGTTGCTGGTGGTGTGGCTGGGGCTGCTCGCCGTGGGCGTGGGGCTGCTGCTCGGGCTGCTCTGCGGTCCGGCCTGGGCGGCCTTCGCCCTGCTGCCGCTCGCCCTCGCCGGGTGGGGCTGGGCGATGATCGGCCGCAACTGGCGTTCCTGGCGCTACGCCGAGCGCGCCGACGACCTGCTGATCAGCCGGGGCGTGCTGTGGCGCGAGGAGACCGTGGTGCCGTACGGCCGCATGCAGCTGGTGGAGGTCACCTCCGGGCCCGTGGAGCGCCACTTCGGGCTGGCCAGCGTGCAACTGCACACGGCGGCCGCGGCGACCGACGCGACCATCCCGGGCCTCGTCCCGGCCGAGGCGGAGCGGCTGCGCGACCGGCTCACCGAACTCGGCGAAGCCCGATCGGCGGGCCTGTGA
- a CDS encoding NADH-quinone oxidoreductase subunit D, with translation MTPTTETTVGIGGAAESTDMVLNIGPQHPSTHGVLRLRLVLDGERIVSAEPVIGYMHRGAEKLFEARDYRQIIMLANRHDWLSAFSNELGVVLAVERMLGMEVPERAVWTRTLLAELNRVLNHLMFLGSYPLELGGITPVFYAFREREVLQNVMEEVSGGRMHYMFNRVGGLKEDLPAGWTARARAAVSAVRSRMDRFDDLVLGNEIFRGRTRDVGVLAPETVHAYGVSGPVARASGVDFDLRRDEPYLAYGELQDTLRVVTREEGDCLARFEVLLEQTHNALDLADACLDRVAGLPPGPINQRLPKVLKAPEGHTYAWTENPLGINGYYLVSKGEKTPYRLKLRSASYNNIQALAELLPGTLVADMVAILGSLFFVVGDIDK, from the coding sequence ATGACTCCCACGACGGAGACCACGGTCGGCATCGGCGGCGCCGCGGAGAGCACCGACATGGTGCTCAACATCGGACCGCAGCACCCGTCCACCCATGGCGTGCTGCGTCTGAGGCTGGTCCTGGACGGTGAGCGCATCGTGAGCGCGGAGCCGGTGATCGGCTACATGCACCGGGGCGCGGAGAAGCTCTTCGAGGCGCGCGACTACCGCCAGATCATCATGCTCGCCAACCGCCACGACTGGCTGTCGGCCTTCTCCAACGAGCTGGGTGTGGTCCTCGCCGTGGAGCGCATGCTCGGCATGGAGGTCCCGGAGCGGGCGGTGTGGACGCGCACGCTGCTCGCCGAGCTGAACCGGGTGCTGAACCACCTGATGTTCCTCGGCTCGTACCCGCTGGAGCTCGGCGGCATCACCCCGGTCTTCTACGCGTTCCGGGAGCGGGAGGTGCTCCAGAACGTCATGGAGGAGGTCTCCGGCGGCCGGATGCACTACATGTTCAACCGTGTCGGCGGCCTCAAGGAGGACCTGCCGGCCGGCTGGACCGCACGCGCGCGTGCCGCTGTGTCCGCCGTGCGCTCGCGCATGGACCGCTTCGACGACCTGGTGCTCGGCAACGAGATCTTCCGGGGGCGTACCCGGGACGTGGGCGTCCTCGCGCCGGAGACCGTGCACGCGTACGGCGTCAGCGGGCCCGTCGCGCGTGCCTCGGGCGTCGACTTCGACCTGCGCCGCGACGAGCCGTACCTGGCCTATGGCGAGCTCCAGGACACCCTGAGGGTGGTGACCCGCGAGGAGGGCGACTGTCTCGCCCGCTTCGAGGTCCTCCTGGAGCAGACCCACAACGCCCTCGATCTGGCCGACGCCTGTCTCGACCGGGTCGCCGGACTCCCGCCCGGGCCGATCAACCAGCGGCTCCCGAAGGTCCTGAAGGCGCCCGAGGGGCACACGTACGCGTGGACCGAGAACCCGCTCGGCATCAACGGCTACTACCTCGTCAGCAAGGGCGAGAAAACCCCGTACCGGCTGAAGCTGCGCTCGGCCTCGTACAACAACATCCAGGCCCTGGCCGAGCTGCTGCCGGGGACGCTGGTCGCGGACATGGTGGCGATCCTGGGGTCACTGTTCTTCGTGGTCGGGGACATCGACAAGTAG
- a CDS encoding sensor histidine kinase: MQRLYDFLRRHPTGVDAFWAVFLFGISLASESAQGESQGTGSPAVIIPVILLLCLVIALRRRMPEKMLLLAIGLGVAQLALDVEVKAADFAFLVIVYTVATTGTRWASWLALASGLCAAPLAQLRWPNEHSSALGNLAQVIFLTIPFALAWVLGDSIRTRRAYFAQLEERAARLEKEREAQSKVAVAAERARIARELHDVVAHNVSVMVVQADGAAYVLDAAPDQARKALETISSTGRQALAEMRRLLGVLRTGEHQEGGEYVPQPDVEQIEDLVEQCRGSGLPVDFKIEGTPRQLPSGVELTAYRIVQEALTNTRKHGGPNTGASVRLVYFDDGLGLLVEDDGKGAPHELYEEGGADGAGHGLIGMRERVGMVGGTLDAGPRPGGGFRISALLPLKPAH, encoded by the coding sequence GTGCAACGCCTCTATGACTTCCTCCGCAGACACCCGACAGGGGTCGACGCCTTCTGGGCCGTCTTCCTGTTCGGGATCTCGCTCGCGAGCGAATCCGCCCAGGGGGAGTCCCAGGGCACCGGGTCCCCGGCGGTGATCATTCCGGTGATCCTGCTGCTGTGCCTGGTGATCGCGTTGCGCCGGCGCATGCCGGAGAAGATGCTGCTGCTGGCCATCGGGCTGGGCGTGGCGCAGCTCGCGCTGGACGTCGAGGTCAAGGCGGCCGACTTCGCCTTCCTGGTGATCGTCTACACGGTGGCGACGACAGGCACCCGCTGGGCCTCCTGGCTGGCACTGGCGAGCGGTCTCTGCGCCGCTCCGCTGGCGCAGCTGCGGTGGCCGAACGAACACTCGAGCGCGCTGGGCAACCTCGCCCAGGTGATCTTCCTGACGATTCCGTTCGCCCTGGCCTGGGTGCTCGGCGACTCGATCCGCACCCGCCGCGCCTACTTCGCGCAGCTGGAGGAGCGGGCCGCGCGTCTGGAGAAGGAGCGCGAGGCGCAGTCGAAGGTCGCGGTCGCCGCCGAGCGCGCCCGGATCGCCCGCGAACTGCACGACGTCGTCGCGCACAACGTGTCCGTCATGGTCGTCCAGGCCGACGGCGCCGCCTACGTCCTCGACGCCGCGCCCGACCAGGCGAGGAAGGCCCTGGAGACCATCTCCTCCACCGGCCGTCAGGCCCTCGCCGAAATGCGCCGCCTGCTGGGCGTGCTGCGCACCGGCGAGCACCAGGAGGGCGGCGAGTACGTACCGCAGCCGGACGTCGAGCAGATCGAGGACCTCGTCGAGCAGTGCCGCGGTTCCGGGCTCCCCGTCGACTTCAAGATCGAGGGCACCCCGCGTCAGCTGCCCAGCGGCGTCGAGCTCACCGCGTACCGCATCGTGCAGGAGGCCCTCACCAACACGCGCAAGCACGGCGGCCCCAACACGGGCGCCAGCGTGCGCCTGGTCTACTTCGACGACGGACTGGGCCTGCTCGTCGAGGACGACGGCAAGGGCGCCCCGCACGAGCTGTACGAAGAGGGCGGCGCCGACGGGGCGGGCCACGGCCTGATCGGCATGCGCGAGCGGGTCGGTATGGTCGGCGGCACCCTGGACGCGGGCCCCCGCCCCGGCGGAGGATTCCGCATCAGTGCTCTGCTGCCGCTCAAACCAGCGCATTGA
- a CDS encoding phosphatidylglycerol lysyltransferase domain-containing protein has product MSGGVPIRSTRLPRALHGPRPEAVPVVVARACALVGLLDIAAGVFPRFRHSRMHTMAEVLPGALGPFAAALSLSTGVLLLLLAHGLRRRKRRAWRAAVALLPAGALAQFTYRHSLLGVIISFALLAPLLRHRDQFKALPDPRSRWRALANFVLMGAGSLVLGLVIVSVHPNRMVGDPSLADRITHVLYGLFGFEGPVDYQGDTSWTVGVSLGALGLLTAITTIYLAFRPEHPAARLTEEDESRLRALLVKHGGRDSLGHFALRRDKAVVFSPSGKAAVTYRVVSGVMLASGDPIGDVEAWPGAIERFMDEATAHSWTPAVMGCSETGGEVWTRETGLDALELGDEAVVDVADFSLAGRAMRNVRQMVKRIERAGYETRVRRVRDVGETELERIRQAADDWRGTDTERGFSMALGRIGDLSDGDCLIATAHKADDHPGPYGDLKAILHFVPWGTDGASLDLMRRDRSADPGMNELLIVAALQAAPKFDITRVSLNFAMFRSALARGEKIGAGPVLRAWRGLLVFLSRWFQIESLYKFNAKFQPRWEPRFVVYRASGDLPRIGFAAMQAEGFVTLALPLPRFLRRRTRIARTCAHAVAERDVRAA; this is encoded by the coding sequence ATGTCGGGCGGGGTTCCGATCCGATCAACACGGCTACCGCGTGCACTGCACGGACCGCGCCCCGAGGCCGTCCCCGTCGTCGTCGCCAGAGCCTGCGCACTCGTAGGCCTTCTGGACATCGCCGCCGGCGTCTTCCCACGCTTCCGGCACAGCCGTATGCACACCATGGCCGAGGTACTGCCCGGCGCGCTCGGCCCGTTCGCGGCCGCGCTCTCCCTCAGCACCGGCGTCCTCCTGCTGCTGCTCGCCCACGGCCTCAGGCGCCGCAAGCGCCGGGCCTGGCGAGCCGCCGTGGCACTGCTGCCCGCGGGCGCGCTGGCACAGTTCACCTACCGCCACTCGCTCCTCGGAGTGATCATCTCGTTCGCCCTGCTCGCCCCGCTGCTGCGCCACCGCGACCAGTTCAAGGCACTGCCCGACCCGCGCAGCCGCTGGCGGGCACTCGCCAACTTCGTGCTCATGGGCGCCGGTTCCCTCGTCCTCGGACTGGTCATCGTCAGCGTCCACCCGAACCGCATGGTCGGCGACCCGAGCCTGGCCGATCGCATCACGCACGTCCTGTACGGCCTCTTCGGCTTCGAGGGGCCCGTCGACTACCAGGGCGACACCTCATGGACCGTCGGCGTCTCCCTGGGCGCCCTGGGCCTGCTCACCGCCATCACGACGATCTACCTCGCCTTCCGCCCCGAACATCCCGCCGCCCGCCTCACCGAGGAGGACGAGTCCCGCCTCAGGGCCCTCCTGGTCAAGCACGGCGGGCGCGACTCCCTCGGCCACTTCGCGCTCCGCCGCGACAAGGCCGTCGTGTTCTCCCCCAGCGGCAAGGCAGCCGTCACCTACCGCGTCGTCTCCGGCGTGATGCTCGCCAGCGGCGACCCCATCGGTGATGTCGAGGCCTGGCCGGGCGCCATCGAACGCTTCATGGACGAGGCCACGGCACACTCCTGGACCCCCGCCGTCATGGGCTGCTCGGAGACCGGGGGCGAGGTGTGGACCCGGGAGACCGGACTGGACGCCCTCGAACTGGGCGACGAGGCGGTGGTGGACGTCGCGGATTTCTCCCTGGCCGGCCGCGCGATGCGCAACGTGCGCCAAATGGTCAAGCGCATCGAACGCGCCGGTTACGAGACCCGGGTCCGGCGCGTCCGTGACGTCGGAGAGACCGAACTGGAGCGCATCCGCCAGGCCGCCGACGACTGGCGCGGCACCGACACCGAACGCGGCTTCTCCATGGCCCTGGGCCGCATCGGCGACCTCTCCGACGGCGACTGCCTCATCGCCACCGCCCACAAGGCGGACGACCACCCCGGCCCCTACGGCGACCTCAAGGCGATCCTGCACTTCGTGCCCTGGGGCACCGACGGTGCCTCCCTCGACCTCATGCGACGCGACCGCTCGGCCGACCCCGGCATGAACGAACTGCTCATCGTGGCCGCCCTCCAGGCAGCCCCGAAGTTCGACATCACACGCGTCTCACTGAACTTCGCGATGTTCCGCTCGGCACTCGCCCGCGGCGAGAAGATCGGCGCGGGACCCGTGCTGCGCGCCTGGCGCGGCCTGCTGGTCTTCCTGTCCCGCTGGTTCCAGATCGAATCCCTGTACAAGTTCAACGCGAAGTTCCAGCCCCGCTGGGAACCCCGCTTCGTCGTCTACCGCGCCTCCGGGGACCTCCCGCGCATCGGCTTCGCCGCCATGCAGGCGGAGGGCTTCGTCACCCTCGCCCTGCCCCTGCCGCGCTTCCTGCGCCGCCGCACACGCATCGCACGCACGTGTGCCCACGCGGTCGCCGAGCGGGACGTACGAGCGGCTTGA
- a CDS encoding PH domain-containing protein: MTAHGVDDAVQEKRVREPVTERRLHPITPLRRAWAPVAVIIGWAVHDPDQAQRQLTRLTTTTLLIALAVIVPAAALYGFLTWWYTHFAVTDSELRIRTGLLFRRTAHIRLERIQAIDVTQPLLARVAGVAKLRLDVVGTDKKDELAFLGEREARALRAELLARAAGFAPETAHEVGEAPARELMRTPPRDLALSLVLTGATWGTLVATAVVPTLLWLATHSVWTVLATALPLLGAAGASSVGRFVTEYDWTVGESPDGLRIDHGLLDRTHETVPPGRVQTVRIVEPLLWRRRGWVRVELDVAGSSNSVLVPVAPREVAEAVVARVLPGVVVPPLSELSRPPRRAGRCVPVWWRGHGLAVTDAVFAARQGLLRRSLALVPHAKVQSVRLTQGPWKRLWRLADVHVDTGANKTVTARLRDAQEAAALLGAQAERSRTGRKGARPDRWMV; the protein is encoded by the coding sequence GTGACGGCGCACGGCGTCGACGACGCCGTACAGGAGAAGCGGGTGAGGGAACCCGTCACCGAGCGGCGGCTGCATCCCATAACGCCGCTCAGGCGGGCCTGGGCGCCGGTCGCCGTCATCATCGGGTGGGCCGTGCACGACCCCGACCAGGCGCAGCGCCAGCTGACCCGGCTGACGACCACCACGCTGCTGATCGCACTCGCCGTCATCGTCCCGGCCGCCGCCCTGTACGGCTTTCTCACCTGGTGGTACACCCACTTCGCGGTGACCGACTCCGAACTGCGCATCCGGACCGGCCTGTTGTTCCGGCGCACCGCGCACATCCGGCTGGAGCGCATCCAGGCGATCGACGTCACACAGCCGCTCCTCGCGCGCGTGGCGGGCGTCGCGAAGCTGCGGCTCGACGTCGTCGGCACCGACAAGAAGGACGAGCTCGCCTTCCTCGGGGAGCGCGAGGCGCGTGCGCTGCGCGCGGAACTCCTCGCGCGCGCCGCCGGGTTCGCCCCCGAGACCGCGCACGAGGTCGGCGAGGCACCAGCGCGCGAACTGATGCGCACGCCCCCGCGCGACCTCGCGCTCTCCCTTGTGCTGACGGGCGCAACCTGGGGAACCCTGGTCGCCACCGCCGTCGTACCGACCCTGCTCTGGCTGGCCACCCACAGCGTGTGGACGGTCCTGGCGACCGCCCTGCCCCTGCTCGGCGCGGCGGGCGCGAGCAGCGTGGGACGGTTCGTCACCGAGTACGACTGGACGGTGGGCGAGTCCCCGGACGGGCTGCGCATCGACCACGGTCTCCTGGACCGCACGCACGAGACGGTGCCGCCGGGGCGGGTACAGACCGTGCGGATCGTGGAGCCGCTGCTGTGGCGGCGGCGCGGCTGGGTGCGGGTCGAGCTGGACGTGGCCGGGTCGTCCAACTCGGTGCTGGTGCCGGTCGCTCCGCGCGAGGTCGCCGAGGCGGTCGTCGCGCGCGTGCTGCCCGGAGTCGTCGTGCCGCCGCTGTCGGAGCTGTCACGGCCCCCGCGGCGGGCCGGACGATGTGTGCCGGTGTGGTGGCGCGGCCACGGACTCGCCGTCACCGACGCGGTGTTCGCGGCACGGCAGGGACTGCTGCGGCGCAGCCTGGCACTCGTCCCGCACGCGAAGGTCCAGAGCGTACGGCTCACCCAAGGGCCCTGGAAGCGGCTGTGGCGCCTCGCCGACGTGCACGTGGACACCGGAGCGAACAAGACCGTCACCGCCCGTCTGAGGGACGCTCAGGAGGCCGCGGCGCTGCTCGGGGCGCAGGCGGAGAGGTCACGGACGGGACGGAAAGGGGCACGGCCCGACCGTTGGATGGTCTGA
- a CDS encoding response regulator transcription factor has product MTIRVMLVDDQVLLRTGFRMVLAAQPDMDVVAEAGDGVEALQVLRSTSVDVVLMDVRMPKLDGVETTRRICSEPDPPKVLILTTFDLDEYAFSGLKAGASGFMLKDVPPGELLTAIRSVHSGDAVVAPSTTRRLLDRFAPMLPTTGKEPQYKELERLTDREREVMVLVAQGLSNGEIAARLVLSEATVKTHVGRILTKLGLRDRVQVVVLAYETGLVRAGGQG; this is encoded by the coding sequence ATGACGATCCGCGTGATGCTCGTCGACGACCAGGTGCTGCTGCGCACCGGGTTCCGGATGGTGCTCGCAGCCCAGCCGGACATGGACGTCGTCGCGGAGGCGGGGGACGGGGTGGAAGCCCTCCAGGTGCTGCGCTCGACCTCAGTCGACGTCGTCCTGATGGACGTCCGCATGCCGAAGCTCGACGGCGTGGAGACCACCCGCCGCATCTGCTCGGAGCCCGACCCGCCGAAGGTGCTGATCCTGACCACCTTCGACCTCGACGAGTACGCCTTCTCCGGGCTCAAGGCGGGCGCCTCCGGCTTCATGCTCAAGGACGTGCCGCCCGGCGAACTGCTCACCGCGATCCGCTCGGTGCACAGCGGCGACGCCGTGGTCGCCCCCTCGACGACCCGGCGACTGCTCGACCGGTTCGCGCCGATGCTGCCCACCACCGGCAAGGAACCCCAGTACAAGGAACTGGAGCGGCTCACCGACCGCGAGCGCGAGGTCATGGTGCTGGTCGCCCAGGGGCTGTCCAACGGCGAGATCGCGGCCCGGCTGGTCCTGTCCGAGGCCACCGTGAAGACCCACGTGGGCCGCATCCTGACCAAGCTGGGCCTCCGGGACCGGGTGCAGGTGGTGGTCCTCGCCTACGAGACGGGGCTGGTCCGCGCGGGCGGCCAGGGATGA
- a CDS encoding SAM-dependent methyltransferase: protein MTDDTPDRATGDWSGWRAAAEAALYGPDGFYRRPEGPAGHFRTSVHASPLFAEAVARLLCRVDGALGRPARLDFVDMAAGRGELAAGVLAALPDDVAARTRVCAVELAARPPGLDHRIEWLPASPEGVTGLLFANEWLDNVPVDIAETDSSGVPRRVLVRRDGRERLGEPVGGAEAEWLSRWWPLPAEEGLRAEIGLPRDQAWASAVAPVERGLAVAADYAHTASTRPLFGTLTAFREGRETAPVPDGSCDLTAHVALDACALPGGRVLPQRDALRALGITGARPALALASTHPAQYVRALARAGEAAELTAAGGLGDFGWLLQPVGVSAEAVDAPLAGLLVDVPDHEEQ, encoded by the coding sequence GTGACCGATGACACCCCGGACCGAGCGACGGGCGACTGGAGCGGGTGGCGGGCCGCCGCGGAGGCTGCCCTGTACGGGCCGGACGGCTTCTACCGCAGGCCGGAGGGGCCCGCCGGGCACTTCCGTACCTCCGTGCACGCCTCCCCGCTGTTCGCCGAGGCCGTGGCCCGCCTGCTGTGCCGGGTCGACGGGGCACTGGGCCGTCCCGCACGGCTCGACTTCGTCGACATGGCCGCGGGGCGCGGCGAGTTGGCCGCCGGCGTCCTCGCCGCCCTGCCGGACGACGTGGCCGCCCGCACACGCGTGTGCGCTGTCGAACTCGCCGCCCGGCCTCCCGGCCTCGATCACCGGATCGAGTGGCTGCCCGCCTCCCCGGAGGGCGTCACCGGGCTGCTGTTCGCCAACGAATGGCTGGACAACGTACCCGTGGACATCGCCGAGACGGACTCCTCGGGCGTCCCGCGACGGGTTCTCGTGCGACGGGACGGGCGGGAACGTCTCGGGGAACCGGTGGGCGGTGCGGAAGCCGAGTGGCTGAGCCGATGGTGGCCGCTGCCGGCCGAGGAGGGCCTGCGGGCCGAGATCGGCCTGCCCCGCGACCAGGCGTGGGCGTCGGCGGTCGCGCCCGTCGAACGGGGGCTCGCGGTCGCCGCCGACTACGCGCACACGGCATCCACGCGCCCCCTGTTCGGAACGCTCACCGCCTTCCGCGAGGGACGCGAGACGGCACCCGTACCGGACGGGTCGTGCGACCTCACGGCCCATGTGGCGCTGGACGCGTGCGCGCTGCCGGGAGGGCGGGTACTGCCCCAGCGCGACGCTCTGCGCGCCCTGGGCATCACGGGCGCACGCCCCGCGCTCGCACTCGCCTCCACCCACCCCGCCCAGTACGTACGCGCCCTCGCGCGCGCCGGAGAGGCCGCCGAGCTCACTGCGGCGGGCGGACTCGGCGACTTCGGCTGGCTGCTCCAGCCGGTCGGCGTGTCCGCCGAAGCCGTGGACGCACCCCTCGCCGGCCTACTTGTCGATGTCCCCGACCACGAAGAACAGTGA
- a CDS encoding alpha/beta hydrolase — protein sequence MGLTSNNTLVVAVLAAVALFAGTVWLWPRLARRGWRSVSGRIGLLFATQLLLFVSLGLAANHAYGFYASWADLFGQETDQGVVVDHTLGGRSGGPLRVTEIGDVPGRGGFRPSSAGQVQKVDIVGRTSHIVSPAYIYLPPEYFQARYRGRTFPAAVVLTGYPGTARALVDKLHYPRTALELTKDGRMQPMILVMMRPTVAPPRDTECADVPHGPQTESFFGKDLPEAVTAHYRVGREPGSWGIIGDSTGGYCALKIAMHHPGVYAAGAGLSPYYKAPVDPTTGDLFHGDKALRNRANLWWCLKHLPAPDTSLLVTSSKVGETNYKDTLRFIERVKDTGTTRISSIILESGGHNFNTWRREIPATLEWISGRLSDR from the coding sequence ATGGGTCTCACGAGCAACAACACGCTGGTGGTGGCGGTGCTGGCCGCCGTGGCGCTGTTCGCCGGCACGGTGTGGCTCTGGCCACGGCTGGCGCGGCGGGGCTGGCGGTCCGTCAGCGGCCGTATAGGGCTGCTGTTCGCGACGCAGCTCCTCCTGTTCGTGTCGCTGGGGCTCGCCGCCAACCACGCTTACGGGTTCTACGCCTCCTGGGCCGACCTGTTCGGTCAGGAGACGGACCAGGGCGTGGTGGTCGATCACACCCTGGGCGGCCGTTCGGGCGGGCCGCTGCGGGTGACCGAGATAGGGGACGTGCCGGGCAGGGGCGGCTTTCGGCCGTCGTCGGCCGGGCAGGTCCAGAAGGTCGACATCGTCGGCCGTACGTCACACATCGTCTCGCCCGCGTACATCTATCTGCCGCCGGAGTATTTCCAGGCCCGCTATCGCGGACGTACGTTCCCCGCGGCCGTCGTCCTGACCGGATATCCGGGTACCGCGAGAGCGCTGGTGGACAAACTCCACTACCCGCGCACGGCGCTCGAACTCACCAAGGACGGCCGTATGCAGCCGATGATCCTGGTGATGATGCGGCCGACGGTGGCGCCGCCGCGGGACACCGAGTGCGCGGACGTTCCGCACGGTCCGCAGACCGAGTCGTTCTTCGGGAAGGACCTGCCGGAGGCGGTGACCGCGCACTACCGGGTGGGCAGGGAGCCGGGGAGCTGGGGGATCATCGGGGACTCCACGGGCGGCTACTGCGCGCTGAAGATCGCCATGCACCATCCCGGGGTGTACGCCGCGGGGGCGGGCCTGTCCCCGTACTACAAGGCGCCCGTCGACCCCACCACGGGCGATCTCTTCCACGGCGACAAGGCGCTGCGCAACCGCGCCAACCTGTGGTGGTGCCTCAAACACCTGCCCGCGCCCGATACCTCACTGCTCGTCACCAGCAGCAAGGTGGGCGAGACGAACTACAAGGACACGCTGCGGTTCATAGAGCGGGTGAAGGACACGGGAACGACCCGGATCTCGTCGATCATCCTGGAAAGCGGGGGGCACAACTTCAACACCTGGCGGCGGGAGATCCCGGCGACGCTGGAGTGGATCAGTGGGCGGTTGAGTGATCGATGA